One genomic window of Arachis hypogaea cultivar Tifrunner chromosome 8, arahy.Tifrunner.gnm2.J5K5, whole genome shotgun sequence includes the following:
- the LOC112707146 gene encoding phospholipid-transporting ATPase 2, protein MKRYVYINDDESAHDLYCDNRISNRKYTVLNFIPKNLWEQFSRFMNQYFLLIACLQLWSLITPVNPASTWGPLIFIFAVSATKEAWDDYHRYLSDKKANEKEVWVVRNGIKKLIQAQDIHVGNIVWLRENDEVPCDLVLIGSSDPQGLCYIETAAMDGETDLKTRVIPSACMGIDVELLHKIKGVIECPTPNKDIRRFDANMRLFPPFIDNDICPLTIKNTVLQSCYLRNTEWACGVAVYTGNETKLGMSRGIPEPKLTAMDAMIDKLTGAIFVFQIVVVMVLGIAGNVWKDTEAKKQWYVLYPDKGPWYELLIIPLRFELLCSIMIPISIKVSLDLVKGLYAKFIDWDHRMVDLETSTPSNATNTAISEDLGQVEYILTDKTGTLTENKMIFRRCCISGIFYGNENGDALKDVELLHAVSSGSPDAVQFLTIMAICNTVIPTQSKTGDILYKAQSQDEDALVQAAAHLHMVFFNKSGNILEVKFNSSILQYEVLETLEFTSDRKRMSLVLRDCQNGKILLLSKGADEAILPYARTGQQTRNFIEAVEQYAHLGLRTLCLAWRELREDEYQEWSLMFKEANSTLVDREWRVAEVCQRIEHNLEVLGVTAIEDRLQDGVPETIETLRKAGINFWMLTGDKQNTAIQIALSCNFISPEPKGQLLSIDGKTEDEVRRSLERVLLTMRITTSEPKDVAFVIDGWALDFALNHYRKAFTELAILSRTAICCRVTPSQKAQLVQILKSCDYRTLAIGDGGNDVRMIQQADIGVGISGREGLQAARAADYSIGKFRFLKRLILVHGRYSYNRTAFLSQYSFYKSLLICFIQIFFSFISGVSGTSLFNSVSLMAYNVFYTSVPVLVSVLDKDLSEETVIQHPQILFYCQAGRLLNPSTFAGWFGRSLFHAVVVFLISIHAYAYDKSEMEEVSMVALSGCIWLQAFVVAMETNSFTILQHLAIWGNLAGFYAINWIFSALPASGMYTIMFRLCRQPSYWISIFLMTAAGMSPILAIKYFRYTYRPSKINTLQQAERLGGPIVSLGTIEPQPRPLIEKDVSTLSITQPKNRNPVYEPLLSDSPNATRRSSGTPFDFFQSQSRSSLPNYSRNCKDN, encoded by the exons ATGAAGCGTTATGTTTATATAAATGATGATGAATCAGCTCATGATTTATACTGTGATAATCGTATATCAAACAGAAAGTATACTGTGCTGAACTTTATTCCGAAAAATTTATGGGAACAGTTCAG CCGGTTCATGAATCAGTACTTTTTGCTGATAGCTTGCCTACAGCTATGGTCTCTCATCACTCCAGTAAATCCTGCCAGTACATGGGGTCCACTTATCTTCATTTTTGCAGTCTCTGCAACAAAAGAGGCATGGGATGATTACCATAGATACCTGTCAGACAAGAAGGCAAATGAGAAAGAAGTCTGGGTTGTCAGAAATGGCATCAAGAAACTT ATCCAAGCCCAGGATATTCATGTAGGTAATATAGTATGGCTACGTGAAAATGATGAAGTGCCTTGTGACCTTGTTTTGATTGGCTCCTCTGATCCACAAGGACTTTGCTATATAGAG ACTGCTGCAATGGATGGTGAAACTGATCTGAAGACAAGAGTCATACCTTCTGCCTGCATGGGAATTGATGTTGAACTATTGCACAAAATTAAG GGTGTAATCGAGTGTCCCACTCCAAATAAAGACATCAGAAGGTTTGATGCCAACATGCGGTTGTTCCCCCCatttattgataatgatatatgcCCTTTAACCATTAAAAACACAGTTCTCCAGTCATGTTACTTACGGAACACTGAGTGGGCATGTGGAGTAGCTGTGTACACAG GCAACGAAACCAAATTGGGCATGAGTAGAGGTATACCAGAACCAAAGCTCACTGCTATGGATGCCATGATAGACAAGTTGACTGGTGCTATATTTGTATTCCAAATTGTTGTTGTAATGGTTCTTGGCATAGCGGGTAATGTGTGGAAGGAcacagaagcaaagaaa CAATGGTATGTTCTTTACCCTGATAAAGGCCCTTGGTATGAACTATTGATCATCCCTCTGCGGTTCGAGCTTCTTTGTTCCATCATGATACCCATTTCAATTAAG GTATCTCTAGATCTCGTGAAGGGCCTGTATGCAAAGTTTATTGATTGGGACCATCGAATGGTTGACCTTGAGACTAGTACTCCATCCAATGCAACAAA TACAGCGATAAGTGAGGACTTGGGACAAGTTGAGTACATTTTGACTGACAAGACAGGCACCTTGACTGAGAATAAGATGATATTTAGAAGATGCTGTATTAGCGGCATTTTTTATGGAAATGAAAATGGCGATGCATTGAAAG ATGTAGAGCTTCTCCATGCTGTTTCCAGTGGTTCACCTGATGCTGTACAGTTTCTTACAATTATGGCAATATGTAATACTGTCATACCTACACAAAG CAAAACTGGAGATATATTGTATAAGGCACAATCTCAGGATGAGGATGCTCTTGTTCAAGCTGCTGCTCACTTGCATATGGTGTTCTTCAACAAGAGTGGAAACATTCTCG AAGTCAAATTTAACTCCTCAATACTTCAATATGAAGTGCTGGAAACCTTAGAATTCACCTCAGACAGGAAAAGAATGTCACTAGTGTTGAGAGATTGTCAAAATGGAAAGATCCTTCTTTTGTCGAAAGGAGCAGATGAGGCTATTCTTCCTTATGCTCGTACTG GGCAGCAAACTCGGAACTTCATTGAAGCTGTGGAACAATATGCTCACTTGGGACTACGCACACTATGTTTGGCTTGGCGTGAATTAAGAGAAGATGAATATCAAGAATGGTCTTTAATGTTTAAAGAGGCCAATAGCACTTTGGTTGATAGAGAG TGGAGAGTAGCTGAGGTCTGCCAAAGAATAGAACATAATTTGGAAGTTCTTGGTGTTACAGCCATAGAGGATCGTTTACAG GATGGAGTTCCTGAAACAATAGAAACTCTAAGAAAAGCTGGAATAAATTTTTGGATGCTAACAGGAGACAAGCAGAATACTGCCATACAAATTGCCCTGTCATGCAATTTTATTTCCCCAG AGCCGAAGGGCCAGCTTCTATCAATTGATGGAAAAACGGAGGATGAGGTTCGTAGAAGTTTAGAGCGAGTGCTTCTTACAATGCGGATAACTACCTCGGAACCTAAG GATGTGGCTTTTGTTATTGATGGCTGGGCTCTTGATTTTGCACTTAATCACTACCGCAAAGCTTTCACTGAGCTGGCAATATTGTCAAGGACTGCCATATGTTGTCGCGTGACACCATCCCAAAAGGCTCAG CTTGTACAAATCTTAAAATCATGCGATTATAGAACGTTGGCAATTGGTGATGGTGGGAATGATGTAAGGATGATACAACAAGCTGATATCGGCGTGGGCATCAGTGGCAGAGAAGGATTGCAGGCAGCAAGAGCAGCTGATTACAGTATTGGAA AGTTCCGATTCTTGAAAAGATTAATTCTAGTCCATGGCCGCTACTCTTACAACCGGACAGCATTTCTTTCTCAGTATTCATTCTACAAATCCCTACTGATATGCTTTATCCAAATATT CTTTTCATTTATTTCAGGGGTCTCTGGAACCAGCCTCTTCAATTCTGTCAGCTTGATGGCTTATAATGTTTTCTACACAAGTGTTCCTGTTCTAGTCAGTGTGCTTGACAAAGATCTTAGCGAGGAAACTGTGATTCAGCAtcctcaaattttattttattgccaAGCTGGGAG GCTTCTAAATCCCAGTACATTTGCTGGATGGTTTGGGCGATCTCTCTTCCAT GCAGTAGTTGTATTTCTTATAAGCATACATGCTTATGCTTATGATAAGAGTGAAATGGAGGAGGTTTCAATGGTTGCACTCTCCGGTTGTATTTGGTTGCAGGCTTTTGTAGTGGCGATGGAGACCAA TTCATTTACAATATTGCAACATCTTGCTATATGGGGTAATTTAGCTGGGTTTTATGCTATCAACTGGATCTTCAGTGCTCTTCCTGCATCAGGGATGTATACAATTATGTTTCGGTTGTGTCGACAACCGTCATATTGGATATCAATTTTT CTCATGACTGCAGCCGGGATGAGTCCAATCCTCGCGATCAAGTATTTCCGATATACATATAGACCGAGCAAAATCAACACACTTCAGCAGGCTGAACGCCTCGGGGGACCAATTGTGTCTCTTGGTACCATTGAGCCTCAACCCCGACCACTTATAGAGAAAGATGTTTCTACCCTGTCAATAACACAACCCAAGAACAGAAATCCTGTGTATGAACCTCTGTTGTCAGATTCTCCAAATGCCACCAGAAGATCTTCAGGAACGCCATTTGATTTTTTTCAGTCACAGTCAAGATCATCGCTGCCTAACTACTCTAGGAACTGCAAGGATAACTGA